The DNA window TGACATCAACCATCAACAGTTATGACTTCACAGCTCCAGGGGCGTCGCTGCTGGCATCGATCAGCGGCCAAGAGGGTGTGCAGGAACAGTATGAATTTGGCAATGACGTGCAGACGCTCGGCTATGACCAGCAATTGGCGCAAGATCGCCAGGACCATCAGACCGTCGAGCGCATGACGATTGCGGGGGCGGGGACAGCGCCGGATTTGCGGGCCGGCTACACGTTTAGTTTAAGCGACCAAAGCGGGGCTGGGCTGAGTGGTTCGTACCTGGTGACCTCGATCCATCACGCCGGCTTTGTCCGCATGACCAATGGCGTCAGCACCGTTTTTTACGGCAATGAATTCCAGGCGATACCGGCCTCGCTGATTTATCGGCCAGCCCTGGTGACGCCAAAACCTCAAGGGCAGCCTGAGACGGCGATTGTCACCGCGCCTGCCGGCCAGGAGATTTATACAGACAAATATGGGCGTGTTAAGGTGCAATTTTTCTGGGATCGCCAGGGCAAAAAGGATCAGAACTCGAGTTGCTGGATACGGGTGGCTAATCCCATGGCCGGATCGAATGGCAGAGGGATGATCTTCCTGCCCCGGGTAGGAGACGAGGTAGTGGTCTCGTTCCTCGAGGGCGACCCCGACCGACCGATCATCATCGGGAGCCTGTACAATGGGACTGAAATGCCGCCCTACGCTTTGCCGGTCAATCAGGCTATCTCCACCATTAGGACAACGGGCACCCCGGGCCAGCCGGCACAGGTGAATGAGATCAGTTTTAATGACACGGCCAGCGCCCAGGTTTTGACTTTGCAAGCGGCCAAGGACCTGACAGTGAAAGCCGCAAACAATATCGGGATATCGGGGGTCAATAACTTCAATACGACCGTTGGCGGCACGATGGCGCTAAAATCCGCGGGCAATTTGTCTCTGCAGACCTCCGGCAACGTAACCATTCAAGGCACGGCGCTGAGCCTGCAAGGCCCGGGCGGCCTGAGTCTTCAAGGGCCGACGACGGCGACGGGTCCTCTATCGGTCAGCGGCGGGATGAACATCGATCAGGCCGACGCGAACAACGGCTCGGATACCGCCAATGCCCTCACGTTCGGCGCCAGCAGCGGTGAGGGCATTGCCTCCCAACGCACCGCCAGCGGCACCGGTAATCAGTACGACTTGGCATTATTCACCGGGTTCAACCCGCGCCTGACGATTCTCAACGGCGGAAACATCGGCATCGGGACCAGCACACCCACCGCGCCGTTTCATGTCCAAGGAGGGCAGAGCGGCACCTTTGCGAACCCGGTGGCGCTGATCGTCAACACCAATACCACCACGCCGAGCCCAGCGTTGCGCATAATTAATGCGGGAGGCGCACCAGCGGACGGCGCGCTGAGCGTGTCGGTCAACAGTGTCGGCAATGGTTTGTTGGCCGAGTTTGGGAATGCCAACTCGTTTGTGACCACGATAGCCAATAACGGCACTAT is part of the Verrucomicrobiia bacterium genome and encodes:
- the tssI gene encoding type VI secretion system tip protein TssI/VgrG, whose amino-acid sequence is MSVYYGNTTTNIPVGEYVRSFQRASHQSTLTSTINSYDFTAPGASLLASISGQEGVQEQYEFGNDVQTLGYDQQLAQDRQDHQTVERMTIAGAGTAPDLRAGYTFSLSDQSGAGLSGSYLVTSIHHAGFVRMTNGVSTVFYGNEFQAIPASLIYRPALVTPKPQGQPETAIVTAPAGQEIYTDKYGRVKVQFFWDRQGKKDQNSSCWIRVANPMAGSNGRGMIFLPRVGDEVVVSFLEGDPDRPIIIGSLYNGTEMPPYALPVNQAISTIRTTGTPGQPAQVNEISFNDTASAQVLTLQAAKDLTVKAANNIGISGVNNFNTTVGGTMALKSAGNLSLQTSGNVTIQGTALSLQGPGGLSLQGPTTATGPLSVSGGMNIDQADANNGSDTANALTFGASSGEGIASQRTASGTGNQYDLALFTGFNPRLTILNGGNIGIGTSTPTAPFHVQGGQSGTFANPVALIVNTNTTTPSPALRIINAGGAPADGALSVSVNSVGNGLLAEFGNANSFVTTIANNGTISATAFNTTSDRNAKEDFESISPVAILEKVASLPISSWDFKTVAGVKHLGPVAQDFHAAFGLNGTDDKHISLVDEGGVALAAIQGLNQKLREKEATIQEQASSLKEQAAEIADLKARLDQVEKVVLERQVSHR